In Vicinamibacteria bacterium, the DNA window GGGTCATTGACACCCTGCAGGGCCTCCTTCCCTTTCTGGGGGCGTCGCCGGCCGGCCTATCGGGATAGGTCCGGGCGGATCCCCGACGGCGGTCCTGCCTCCGGCGCCGGGGGTCGGGAGGACGATGGCCGCCATCCGAGGAAGGCAATGACCAGGGCCGCGGCCAGGCCCACCGCCAGCCCCCTCCGGAGAGAGGGGGGCCGATAGGTCATCACCACGTGACTCTGGCCCGCCGGTATGGCCACCGCTCGGTACCGTCCGTTGGCCCGGAGGACGGGGACCGCAGAGCCGGCCACCGTTGCCGTCCAACCAGGCGCGTATCCATCCCGGACCACGACCATCGTCGGACGGTCGGCCTCGGTCTCCATGACGATCTGCTCCGAGGATTCCTGGATGGAGAGTATGCGGCCCTCCGCCTGGGGCGTCTCGAGTCCCCTCCCTTCCACCGCTACCGCCCCCTCGATTTGCAGGCCGGGCCCGCGCGCCCACTGCTCCGCTTCCTCCCGCGTACTCGAGGGATGGACGCGGTGAGCCACGAAGCGCAAGGGGAGAGGGTCCCGCACCGAGTACAGATGGATCTCCAGGGGCCTAATGGCTTCGGGGGCCAGGAGCGCGCGTGGCTCGAGCGCCGGATGCTCGAGGGGGTCGAGGCTGAGGACGTGGGCGACTCCCGCCTCTCGCAGCCGGTCGATGATTCCGGGAAGGAAGAAACAGCCTTCGGCCTGAGGTGAGAGAGCCCGGTCCACGGGCACGGACATCGTGAGATCGGGGCTCAAGGCCGTGGGGACGAGAAGCCGGAGGTTGAAGTTCGGAGTCAGGGTGTCCCGGAGGGTGGCGAAGGTCCAGATTTCGTGGTCCTCCGGCCTTTCCGCGCGGGCCCGAGGGTAGGCCGGGCTCTCTCCGACGTTGCACGTAAAGAGGCGTCCCCTTGCGCGCAGGAGGGGGGCCAGATCCGCGACCTGGGCACTCGGCTCGTAGAAGGCGGGCGTGACCATGGGGTTCAGGCCCGCGCCCGTCCGCAGCAGGTCGGCGGCGATGAGGGCGCCCGCGGCCAGGACGCCCTTAAGGGGGGCCAGCCGCTGGGTCAAGACCAACACGGCCAGGAGACCCGCGGCGAGCGACACCGACCCCCCGAGGGCCGCGTCGTGCAGAATCAGCCGCAGGCGGTCGACCCGGAGCGCCCAGGCGTAGTCGGGAGGGAAGAAGCCGCCGAGAAACCACCGGGCCCAGTCCGGCCGGGCCCAAGACACCGCGGGCAGGGCCACAAAAACGACCCCCAGCCCCCCCGCCAGTCCCGCCAGGGCCCGCCAGGCCCGCCGCTCTCCGCGAGCGAGGGCTTCGAGTCCGAGGGCGGTGAGGAGGGCCACCGCCAGATGAACAGTGAAGAAGGCCTTGCAAGGATAGCGCCCGCGGTGCAGAACGGGTACCGCCTCCACCAGGAGCCGAAGGCCCCCCCAGCGACCCAAGCTCACGACGAGGGCCAGAAAGGCCAGGATCAGGATCCGGCCGCGATACGCCCGGCCGCAGAGCCCGCCCACCGCCGCCGCGCAGAGCGTGGCCAGCCCCAGGTAGAGGCTGAGCAGATAGGGAAACCCGAGGGGAAAGAAGTTCTGCCCCCACCAGTGGTTGGCCAAGTTGCCGAGGTCGCCGTAGAGATTTCCGATGACGACCTGTACGAGGGTCAGAGGGTGGATCGAGTGGGCGAGCACGACGTCGATCGGGAACCCCGCGCCGCGCGCGCTACCCTTCATCAGGTCGTTCATCAGCAGGAGGGTCGGTGCGGCCAGACCCCCTCCGAGGATCAGGGCCGATCCGATCCGCAGCCATCCCGGGCGCGGCCGAGAGGAGGCGGCGAGAACAAGGGCGAAGAGAAGAGCCTGCGCGACGACCTCGAGCGCGGTGGTGGAAAGAATGATGGCCACGAGCAGCGCCGCTCCCGCAACGTGCCGCGCAGAGCCCTGCGAAGCGCGGAGCAAGGCGAGGATGACAAGCGGAGCCCAGGCCACCGCGAGCAAGTAGGCGTAAAGGTTGAGGGCCGAGAGACAGAAGCCGCCCAGGGCGTAGACGATGCTGGCGCCGCCGGCTGCCGGTCGGGACAGGCCGAGACCGCGGGCCAGGGCCAGAAAGGCCAGGGCCGCGAGCGGAACATGGAGGGCGAGGAGCAGGGAGAAGCCGCGTTCGTCGGGGAGGAGGGCTTGGAGGAGGTCGAGGGGATAGGAGAGGGTGGGGACGGTGAGGGGAACTCCTTGGTGCACGAAGGGGTTCCAGAAGCGCAGCTCCAGGCCGCGTAGGCCCTCCACCGAATAACGGCGCAGGGGAAAGAAATGGAGCGACAGGTCTCGGAAGTAGAAGCTCCGGCCCGAGAGTACTCCCTGAACGAAGGGGAGAAAGGATACGCCGCCGACCACCGCGGCCGTCCCCACCCTGGAAAGGAGCGTCTCACCCTTGGGGAGTCGTGGAAGCATCGATCAAGCCAGAGACCTCCGGGGACTCTTCCGATCCACCGCGGCCAGAGTGACCGTCCGCGGTGACATGTCTCGAGCCACCGGACACTAGGCCACGTTACAACGCACACCACATCGCACATGGCCGGAAGCGCGGGCCACCGGTGGCGTGTCAGTCTACCAAACTATGAGACGGTGCCTTGCTGGACGACGGTTTGGCGCCATTCTTCGCTCACGCTATACTCAGCTCCACGCCTTTTTTTGGAGGCCGAACCTGCTACGGGTGCCGCGCCATCGCCACCACCACCGGCCCGGCACACGAAGACTCGTGGGGCCGCGGCCGGACGCACCCGAAGAAACGTCGCGCCGGGCGCGCCATCGGGTCACCCTCCACCCGATCGGCCCCCGGCTCCCCTAGCCGGGGCCGGAAGACAATGCCCGGGACAACCGTCCTCGAGATCGAAGGCCTGAGCAAATCGTATCGGGTGGGGCACCTTCGTCCGATCTATCGGCCGGCCCTGTTGGACTTGTCGCTGAAGGTGGAGCAGGGAGAGGTCTTCGGTTATCTCGGACCCAATGGGTCGGGTAAGACCACGACCCTCAAGGTTCTCATGGGCCTTCTGCACCCCGACCGGGGCTCGGCTTTCATCTTGGGGTCGCCCCTGTCCGAGCGAGCATGGCGTTATCGCGTGGGGTACCTTCCCGAGCACCCGTATCTCTACGACTATCTGACCGCGCACGAATACCTCGACTACATCGGGCGTCTCTTCGGCCTCTCCGCCGCCGTCCGGCGGGATCGAGCCCGGCAGCTCCTGGACCTTCTCGGCTTGGCGCGCGCGGCCGACCTGCCCCTTCGCCGGTTCTCCAAGGGGATGGTGCAGAAGACGGGCATTGCCCAGGCCCTCATGAACGAGCCCGACCTCGTTTTCTTGGACGAGCCCATGTCGGGGCTGGACCCCATGGGCCGGAGGCTCGTCCGGGACCTGATCCTGGATCTCAAGCAACGGGGTAAGACGGTCTTCTTCTCGACCCATATCCTGTCCGACGCGGAGACCCTGTGCGATCGAGTGGCTCTTCTCCGGGGGGGGCGGCTGCTGCGGGAAGGTCGGCTCGACGAGATACTCGAGCTGACCACTTCCGCAATGGAGGTCCTGGTGACCGGAGTCGACCGCAGCGTCCTGGAGGCGCAGACTGGACTCGTGGCCAAGAGTGCGGTCGGGGAACGCTGGCGGCTGGAGGTGGCCGAGGACCGGCTGGGGGCGATCGTGGGGGCGGTGGAGCGGTCGGGGGGCAGAATCCTTGGCGTCTCGCCCATCCGGCAGTCCCTGGAGGAGTACTTCTTCAAGGAGATGGCCGCCGACCACGAGGTGCCGGTAGGAGGGTTCGGGGATTGAACCGCCTGATCGCCGTCGCCGCGAACACCTTTCGAGAGACGGTGCGCGAGCGCGTGCTCTACAACCTGGTCTTCTTCGCCATCCTCATGACCCTCTCCGGGCTCCTGCTCGGTGAACTCTCCATACGCCAGGAC includes these proteins:
- a CDS encoding YfhO family protein, producing MLPRLPKGETLLSRVGTAAVVGGVSFLPFVQGVLSGRSFYFRDLSLHFFPLRRYSVEGLRGLELRFWNPFVHQGVPLTVPTLSYPLDLLQALLPDERGFSLLLALHVPLAALAFLALARGLGLSRPAAGGASIVYALGGFCLSALNLYAYLLAVAWAPLVILALLRASQGSARHVAGAALLVAIILSTTALEVVAQALLFALVLAASSRPRPGWLRIGSALILGGGLAAPTLLLMNDLMKGSARGAGFPIDVVLAHSIHPLTLVQVVIGNLYGDLGNLANHWWGQNFFPLGFPYLLSLYLGLATLCAAAVGGLCGRAYRGRILILAFLALVVSLGRWGGLRLLVEAVPVLHRGRYPCKAFFTVHLAVALLTALGLEALARGERRAWRALAGLAGGLGVVFVALPAVSWARPDWARWFLGGFFPPDYAWALRVDRLRLILHDAALGGSVSLAAGLLAVLVLTQRLAPLKGVLAAGALIAADLLRTGAGLNPMVTPAFYEPSAQVADLAPLLRARGRLFTCNVGESPAYPRARAERPEDHEIWTFATLRDTLTPNFNLRLLVPTALSPDLTMSVPVDRALSPQAEGCFFLPGIIDRLREAGVAHVLSLDPLEHPALEPRALLAPEAIRPLEIHLYSVRDPLPLRFVAHRVHPSSTREEAEQWARGPGLQIEGAVAVEGRGLETPQAEGRILSIQESSEQIVMETEADRPTMVVVRDGYAPGWTATVAGSAVPVLRANGRYRAVAIPAGQSHVVMTYRPPSLRRGLAVGLAAALVIAFLGWRPSSSRPPAPEAGPPSGIRPDLSR
- a CDS encoding ABC transporter ATP-binding protein, which gives rise to MPGTTVLEIEGLSKSYRVGHLRPIYRPALLDLSLKVEQGEVFGYLGPNGSGKTTTLKVLMGLLHPDRGSAFILGSPLSERAWRYRVGYLPEHPYLYDYLTAHEYLDYIGRLFGLSAAVRRDRARQLLDLLGLARAADLPLRRFSKGMVQKTGIAQALMNEPDLVFLDEPMSGLDPMGRRLVRDLILDLKQRGKTVFFSTHILSDAETLCDRVALLRGGRLLREGRLDEILELTTSAMEVLVTGVDRSVLEAQTGLVAKSAVGERWRLEVAEDRLGAIVGAVERSGGRILGVSPIRQSLEEYFFKEMAADHEVPVGGFGD